A part of Streptomyces sp. SLBN-31 genomic DNA contains:
- a CDS encoding NAD(P)/FAD-dependent oxidoreductase, with the protein MADSTPSPSPSDRPVYIVGGGPAGLSVAYALRARGIRAVVLEKSDRVGDSWRRHYDRLHLHTTRRLSALPGLPIPRRFGRWAARDDVVRYLEKYAEVHELEIVTGVEVSRVERSPDGTGWLLHATGGRELTGAAVVVATGYNHTPYVPDWAGLEDYTGDFAHASDYRNPEPYAGRDVLVVGAGNTGAEIAVDLVKGGASRVRLSVRTAPHIVRRSTAGWAAQYTGVLVRRLPVGLVDRLARPLARLSVPDLSAQGLPRPDTGLYSRAKDGAIPVQDVGLIDAVRKGRVEVVAAVDGFESGKVVLADGTRISPDAVVAATGYVRALEGLVGHLGVLDDRGRPLAHGARAPQDAPGLHFTGFTTPLSGTLREVATDAEKIAKAVVRNGGHTLSRLPG; encoded by the coding sequence ATGGCCGACTCCACACCGTCCCCGAGCCCCTCGGACCGTCCCGTCTACATCGTCGGCGGCGGTCCGGCGGGGCTCTCCGTCGCGTACGCGCTGCGGGCCCGGGGCATACGCGCCGTCGTGCTGGAGAAGTCGGACCGGGTGGGAGACTCCTGGCGGCGGCACTACGACCGGCTGCACCTGCACACCACCCGGCGGCTGTCGGCCCTGCCGGGGCTGCCGATACCGCGCCGGTTCGGGCGCTGGGCGGCCCGGGACGACGTGGTGCGCTACCTGGAGAAGTACGCCGAGGTGCACGAGCTGGAGATCGTCACCGGCGTCGAGGTCTCGCGCGTGGAGCGCTCCCCCGACGGCACCGGCTGGCTGCTGCACGCCACCGGCGGCCGGGAGCTGACCGGGGCGGCCGTGGTCGTCGCCACCGGCTACAACCACACCCCGTACGTGCCCGACTGGGCCGGCCTGGAGGACTACACCGGCGACTTCGCGCACGCCTCCGACTACCGCAACCCCGAGCCCTACGCCGGCCGTGACGTCCTCGTCGTCGGCGCCGGCAACACCGGCGCCGAGATCGCCGTGGACCTGGTGAAGGGCGGCGCCTCGCGGGTGCGGCTGTCGGTGCGCACGGCCCCGCACATCGTCCGGCGCTCGACGGCCGGCTGGGCTGCCCAGTACACCGGGGTGCTCGTACGGCGGCTGCCGGTCGGGCTCGTCGACCGGCTGGCGCGGCCGCTGGCGAGGCTCAGCGTGCCGGACCTGTCCGCGCAGGGCCTGCCCCGCCCGGACACCGGCCTCTACAGCCGTGCGAAGGACGGCGCCATCCCGGTCCAGGACGTCGGTCTCATCGATGCCGTGCGCAAGGGCCGCGTCGAGGTGGTGGCCGCCGTCGACGGCTTCGAGTCCGGCAAGGTCGTCCTCGCCGACGGCACCCGCATCTCCCCGGATGCGGTCGTCGCCGCCACCGGATACGTCCGCGCGCTGGAGGGCCTCGTCGGTCACCTCGGTGTGCTGGACGACCGGGGCAGACCCCTCGCGCACGGCGCCCGCGCCCCGCAGGACGCGCCCGGCCTGCACTTCACCGGCTTCACCACCCCCCTCAGCGGCACCCTCCGCGAGGTGGCGACGGACGCCGAGAAGATCGCGAAGGCCGTGGTGCGGAACGGCGGGCACACCCTCTCCCGGCTGCCCGGCTGA
- a CDS encoding enoyl-CoA hydratase/isomerase family protein gives MPVTGVLHTLDAGVAHLTLNRPEALNALTPDQRDLLIDLLADASADPEVRAVVVTGTGRGFCAGADLRGGTAGGERVAGDVARVIRTGAQRLIAAVLDCEKPVIAAVNGTAAGLGAHLALACDLVLAAESAKFIEVFVRRGLVPDGGGAYLLPRLIGPHRAKELMFFGDALPAADAQRIGLVNRVVPDAELDKTARDWAARLAVGPTRALALTKQLVNASLDGDRAAAFAAEAAAQEINMTTADAQEGVRSFVERRSPEYRGR, from the coding sequence GTGCCGGTGACCGGGGTGCTGCACACCCTCGACGCCGGGGTCGCCCACCTCACCCTGAACCGGCCCGAGGCCCTCAACGCGCTCACTCCCGACCAACGCGACCTGCTCATCGACCTGTTGGCGGACGCCTCGGCCGACCCGGAGGTGCGGGCCGTCGTCGTCACCGGGACCGGCCGCGGGTTCTGCGCGGGAGCCGACCTGCGGGGCGGGACGGCGGGCGGGGAGCGGGTCGCCGGCGATGTGGCGCGCGTGATCCGCACCGGCGCGCAGCGCCTGATCGCCGCCGTCCTGGACTGCGAGAAGCCGGTGATCGCGGCGGTGAACGGCACGGCGGCGGGCCTCGGCGCGCATCTCGCCCTCGCCTGCGATCTCGTACTGGCCGCCGAGTCGGCGAAGTTCATCGAGGTGTTCGTGCGCCGCGGGCTCGTGCCGGACGGCGGGGGCGCCTATCTCCTCCCCCGTCTGATCGGCCCGCATCGCGCGAAGGAACTGATGTTCTTCGGCGACGCGCTCCCGGCCGCCGACGCCCAGCGCATCGGCCTGGTCAACCGGGTCGTACCCGACGCCGAGTTGGACAAGACGGCCCGTGACTGGGCGGCCCGCCTCGCCGTCGGCCCCACCCGGGCCCTCGCCCTGACCAAGCAGCTCGTCAACGCCTCCCTCGACGGCGACCGGGCGGCCGCCTTCGCCGCCGAGGCCGCCGCCCAGGAGATCAACATGACGACGGCGGACGCCCAGGAGGGCGTGCGGAGCTTCGTGGAGCGCAGAAGCCCGGAGTACCGGGGCCGCTGA
- a CDS encoding acetate--CoA ligase family protein yields MLGSTHGTLTTDSRRARVIACGEQPGPAVHGRPADVDDLDVSGRPLHAEVPDLDRFFRPESVAVVGASDAEGRPNTGITRQLVAWAERVGARLHPVHPSRPSVFGIPCSPSVADLPEQVDLAVLLVADPLPVLDELAEAKAKFAVVFASGFAETGAAGAAAQERLAATVARSGMRLLGPNTNLNAFERFRDDLDGPAIALITQSGHQGRPVFALQELGIRLSHWAPTGNEADLETADFLSYFAERPEVGAIACYIEGLKDGRSFLLAADRAARRKVPVVAVKVGRTETGARTAASHTGKLTGADTVVDAALRQFGVIRVDGLDELQDTAALLARARPPVADGVVVYSISGGTGAHFADLATEAGLRLPVLSEAKQAELHQWIPEYLSVANPVDNGGHPVGDERGRKIIDAILDDPAVGVLICPITGPFPPLSDRLVKDLVDAAERTDKLVCVVWGSPVGTEPAYREVLLGSSRVATFRTAANCVTAVRAHLDHHRFTARYRSPFDEAPRTPSPSFRKAQALMRPGQQLSEHAAKQLLRAYGIRVPREQLVTSAAAAVRAAGLVGYPVVMKASGAQIAHKTELGLVKVGLTSASQVRDAYRELTDIARHEGIALDGVLVCQMVEKGVEMVVGVTHDELFGPTVTVGLGGVLVEVLHDVAVRVPPFGEEQARDMLGDLRGRALLDGVRGRPPADLDALVEVVLRVQRMALELGDELAELDINPLMVLPRGQGAVALDALAVCR; encoded by the coding sequence ATGCTTGGATCAACCCACGGCACCCTCACCACCGACTCCCGCCGGGCCCGGGTCATCGCCTGCGGCGAGCAACCCGGACCCGCCGTCCACGGCCGGCCGGCCGACGTCGACGACCTCGACGTCAGCGGCCGCCCCCTCCATGCCGAGGTCCCCGATCTGGACCGGTTCTTCCGGCCCGAGTCCGTGGCCGTCGTCGGCGCCTCGGACGCCGAGGGGCGGCCCAACACCGGCATCACCCGGCAGCTGGTCGCCTGGGCCGAGCGGGTCGGGGCGCGACTGCACCCCGTCCACCCCAGCCGGCCGTCCGTCTTCGGCATCCCCTGCTCCCCGTCCGTCGCCGACCTGCCCGAACAGGTCGACCTGGCCGTCCTGCTGGTCGCCGACCCCCTGCCGGTGCTCGACGAACTGGCCGAGGCCAAGGCGAAGTTCGCGGTCGTCTTCGCCTCCGGGTTCGCCGAGACCGGCGCGGCGGGCGCGGCCGCGCAGGAGCGTCTCGCCGCCACCGTGGCCCGCTCCGGCATGCGCCTGCTGGGCCCCAACACCAACCTCAACGCCTTCGAACGGTTCCGCGACGACCTCGACGGTCCGGCCATCGCCCTGATCACCCAGTCCGGCCACCAGGGCCGCCCGGTCTTCGCCCTCCAGGAGCTCGGCATCCGCCTCTCCCACTGGGCGCCCACCGGCAACGAGGCGGACCTGGAGACGGCCGACTTCCTCTCCTACTTCGCCGAGCGGCCCGAGGTCGGCGCCATCGCCTGCTACATCGAGGGCCTCAAGGACGGCCGGTCCTTCCTGCTCGCCGCCGACCGGGCCGCCCGCCGCAAGGTGCCGGTCGTCGCCGTGAAGGTGGGGCGCACCGAGACCGGCGCGCGCACGGCCGCCTCCCACACCGGAAAGCTGACCGGCGCGGACACCGTGGTGGACGCGGCGCTGCGGCAGTTCGGCGTGATCCGGGTGGACGGCCTCGACGAACTCCAGGACACCGCCGCCTTGCTGGCCCGCGCCAGGCCGCCGGTGGCCGACGGGGTCGTCGTCTACTCCATCTCGGGCGGCACGGGCGCCCACTTCGCCGACCTCGCCACCGAGGCGGGGCTGCGGCTGCCGGTGCTGTCCGAGGCGAAGCAGGCCGAGCTGCACCAGTGGATACCCGAGTACCTGAGCGTTGCCAACCCCGTGGACAACGGCGGCCATCCGGTCGGCGACGAACGCGGCCGGAAGATCATCGACGCGATCCTCGACGACCCGGCGGTGGGCGTGCTCATCTGCCCGATCACCGGCCCGTTCCCGCCCCTGAGCGACCGGCTCGTCAAGGACCTGGTGGACGCGGCGGAGCGGACGGACAAGCTGGTCTGCGTGGTGTGGGGTTCACCGGTCGGCACCGAGCCCGCCTACCGGGAGGTGCTGCTCGGCTCCTCCCGGGTGGCCACCTTCCGCACCGCGGCGAACTGCGTCACCGCCGTCCGCGCCCACCTCGACCACCACCGCTTCACCGCCCGCTACCGCTCCCCCTTCGACGAGGCCCCGCGCACCCCCTCGCCGTCCTTCCGCAAGGCGCAGGCGCTGATGCGCCCGGGTCAGCAGCTGAGCGAGCACGCCGCCAAGCAACTGCTGCGGGCGTACGGGATCCGGGTGCCGCGCGAGCAGCTGGTGACCAGCGCTGCGGCCGCCGTACGCGCGGCCGGCCTGGTGGGCTACCCGGTGGTGATGAAGGCCTCCGGAGCGCAGATCGCGCACAAGACCGAGCTGGGGCTGGTGAAGGTCGGGCTCACCTCCGCGAGCCAGGTCCGGGACGCCTACCGGGAGTTGACCGACATCGCCCGCCACGAGGGCATCGCGCTCGACGGCGTGCTGGTCTGCCAGATGGTCGAGAAGGGCGTGGAGATGGTCGTCGGCGTCACCCACGACGAGCTCTTCGGGCCGACCGTGACCGTGGGCCTCGGCGGGGTGCTGGTCGAGGTGCTGCACGACGTGGCCGTACGTGTGCCGCCCTTCGGGGAGGAGCAGGCCCGGGACATGCTCGGCGACCTGCGCGGGCGGGCCCTGCTCGACGGGGTGCGGGGGCGTCCGCCGGCCGACCTGGACGCGCTCGTCGAGGTCGTCCTGCGGGTGCAGCGCATGGCGCTGGAGCTCGGGGACGAACTCGCGGAGCTCGACATCAACCCCCTGATGGTGCTGCCCAGGGGACAGGGCGCGGTGGCGCTGGACGCGCTGGCGGTGTGCCGGTGA
- a CDS encoding GlxA family transcriptional regulator, which translates to MDTATSSLWKEPVEPEFRPHRVVVLAMDGLIPFELGIPHRIFGRPRDAQGRHLYKVLTCSVRPPGPVRTDADFAIAVEHGPELLATADTVIVPASYELGPVFEEGVLTDELAAALAHIRPGTRLASICTGVFVLAAAGYLDGRPATTHWAETDQLQRLFPQVDVDPNVLFIDDGDVLTSAGVAAGIDLCLHMVRRDHGTAVANEVARRTVVPPHRDGGQAQYIQRPVPEPRLATTRGARAWALGRLHEPIQLRDMAAQESMSVRTFTRRFREEVGVSPGQWLTQQRVERARQLLETTGLSMDRIAHDAGFGTAQSMRQHLQTALGVTPTAYRRTFRATSTGGDHEPESAVALESA; encoded by the coding sequence ATGGACACGGCCACGAGCAGCCTCTGGAAAGAGCCCGTCGAGCCCGAGTTCCGCCCGCACCGTGTGGTGGTCCTCGCCATGGACGGGCTGATCCCCTTCGAGCTGGGCATCCCGCACCGCATCTTCGGGCGCCCCCGGGACGCCCAGGGGCGCCACCTGTACAAGGTTCTGACCTGCTCGGTCCGGCCGCCCGGCCCGGTGCGCACCGACGCCGACTTCGCGATCGCGGTCGAGCACGGCCCGGAGCTGCTGGCCACCGCCGACACGGTGATCGTCCCGGCGTCGTACGAACTCGGTCCGGTCTTCGAGGAGGGCGTCCTGACCGACGAGCTGGCCGCCGCCCTCGCCCACATCCGCCCCGGCACCCGGCTCGCCTCCATCTGCACCGGCGTCTTCGTGCTGGCCGCCGCCGGCTATCTCGACGGCCGGCCCGCGACCACGCACTGGGCGGAGACCGACCAGTTGCAGCGCCTCTTCCCGCAGGTCGACGTCGACCCGAACGTCCTGTTCATCGACGACGGCGACGTCCTGACCTCGGCCGGGGTCGCGGCCGGCATCGACCTGTGCCTGCACATGGTGCGCCGCGACCACGGCACGGCCGTCGCCAACGAGGTGGCCCGCCGCACCGTCGTACCGCCGCACCGCGACGGCGGCCAGGCGCAGTACATCCAGCGGCCGGTCCCCGAGCCCCGGCTCGCGACCACGCGAGGGGCCCGCGCCTGGGCCCTGGGCCGCCTCCACGAGCCGATCCAGCTCCGCGACATGGCCGCGCAGGAGTCCATGTCGGTACGGACCTTCACGCGCCGCTTCCGCGAGGAGGTCGGCGTCAGCCCCGGCCAGTGGCTCACCCAGCAGCGCGTGGAACGGGCCCGCCAGCTCCTGGAGACCACCGGCCTCTCCATGGACCGGATCGCCCACGACGCCGGCTTCGGCACGGCCCAGTCGATGCGCCAGCACCTGCAGACGGCGCTCGGAGTCACCCCGACCGCCTACCGCCGCACCTTCCGCGCCACCAGCACGGGAGGCGACCACGAGCCCGAGTCCGCCGTCGCCCTGGAATCGGCCTGA
- a CDS encoding MFS transporter yields MTQTTEPAVVEAAGEPRGSRRVHRAWFVAAVTFVTIIGAAAFRSLPGLLIDPLHQDFGWSRGTIGAAVSVNLALYGLTAPFAAALMDRFGIRKVVAVALTVIALGSGLTVWMTAAWQLMLCWGLLVGLGSGSMALAFAATVTNRWFTERRGLVTGILTAASASGQLIFLPLLSWIVEKHDWRPAAVTVALAALAVVPFVWLLLRDHPADVGLKPYGAVEFVPKPEPAVGAARRAVTVLVKASRTGTFWLLAGTFAICGASTNGLVQTHFVPAAHDHGMPVQAAASLLAVIGVFDVVGTIASGWFTDRFEPRRLLAVYYALRGVSLLFLPMLLAPSVHPPMLFFIIFYGLDWVATVPPTVALCREQYGDDSAIVFGWVLASHQVGAALIAVLGGVARDVFGSYDMVWYASGALCAAAALMALVIRRRPLPVTAPTGATA; encoded by the coding sequence GTGACCCAGACAACCGAACCCGCAGTCGTCGAGGCGGCCGGCGAGCCCCGCGGATCCCGTCGCGTCCACCGCGCCTGGTTCGTCGCCGCCGTCACCTTCGTGACGATCATTGGCGCCGCCGCCTTCCGCTCGCTCCCCGGACTGCTCATCGACCCGCTGCACCAGGACTTCGGCTGGTCGCGCGGCACGATCGGCGCCGCGGTCTCCGTCAACCTCGCGCTGTACGGCCTGACCGCCCCGTTCGCGGCGGCGCTCATGGACCGCTTCGGCATCCGCAAGGTCGTCGCCGTGGCCCTGACCGTGATCGCGCTCGGCTCCGGCCTGACGGTGTGGATGACGGCGGCCTGGCAGCTGATGCTCTGCTGGGGCCTGCTGGTCGGTCTCGGCTCCGGCTCGATGGCCCTCGCCTTCGCGGCGACGGTCACCAACCGCTGGTTCACCGAGCGCCGGGGTCTGGTCACGGGCATCCTCACCGCCGCCTCCGCCTCCGGCCAGCTGATCTTCCTCCCGCTGCTGTCCTGGATCGTGGAGAAGCACGACTGGCGTCCGGCGGCCGTCACGGTGGCCCTGGCCGCGCTCGCCGTCGTCCCCTTCGTCTGGCTGCTGCTGCGCGACCACCCGGCGGACGTGGGTCTGAAGCCGTACGGCGCCGTGGAGTTCGTACCGAAGCCCGAGCCCGCGGTCGGAGCCGCCCGTCGCGCGGTCACGGTCCTGGTGAAGGCCTCCCGCACCGGGACCTTCTGGCTGCTGGCCGGCACCTTCGCGATCTGCGGCGCCTCCACCAACGGCCTGGTCCAGACCCACTTCGTGCCCGCGGCCCACGACCACGGCATGCCCGTCCAGGCGGCGGCCTCGCTGCTCGCGGTGATCGGCGTCTTCGACGTGGTCGGCACGATCGCCTCCGGCTGGTTCACCGACCGCTTCGAACCGCGCCGGCTGCTCGCCGTCTACTACGCCCTGCGCGGCGTCTCCCTGCTGTTCCTGCCGATGCTGCTGGCGCCGAGCGTCCATCCGCCGATGCTGTTCTTCATCATCTTCTACGGCCTGGACTGGGTCGCCACCGTCCCGCCGACCGTGGCGCTGTGCCGGGAGCAGTACGGCGACGACAGTGCGATCGTCTTCGGCTGGGTCCTCGCCTCCCACCAGGTCGGCGCGGCGCTGATCGCCGTCCTCGGCGGTGTGGCGCGTGACGTGTTCGGCTCGTACGACATGGTCTGGTACGCGTCGGGCGCGCTGTGCGCGGCGGCGGCACTGATGGCGCTGGTGATCCGCCGCAGGCCACTGCCGGTCACCGCGCCGACCGGCGCGACGGCCTAG
- a CDS encoding FAD-dependent oxidoreductase, protein MARERQFSRRSLLGGAAAAAGAVALTSTSAGTATAASARDVDVAVIGGGIAGLTAARNLVAGGRTVAVLEARDRVGGRVVNLSLANGGVTEGGGEFIGPTQDRIKALADSLGVATFTTYNTGKNLLYKDGTRTPYATDGLLGSVPPVDAAGLANAAIVQAKLDDMAKTVPVDAPWTAAKAAEWDKQTFESWLNANAIVPSAKFLLDVACTSIFSAQPRELSLLYVLFYIAAAGNESNPGTLERLTDTANGAQESRFVGGSQQVPIKLAAALGDRVVLSAPVRSVVRSGGTYVVTADGITVTAKKVVVAVPLPLTGRIVFDPLLPAARDQLSQRMPMGSIGKAIAVYDTPFWRADGLNGQVVSDSGVVRSTFDNSPPDASYGALMGFIEADEMRVYDASSVDEVKAAVLKDYVTYFGDKAKSPTSFVLQRWDNEGFSRGGPVAYAPPGVLTEYGAALRKPAGGIHWAGTETSTYWTGFMDGAVRSGERAAKEVLAAL, encoded by the coding sequence GTGGCACGCGAAAGACAGTTCTCCCGGCGTTCCCTGCTCGGCGGCGCCGCCGCGGCGGCGGGCGCCGTGGCCCTCACCAGCACCAGCGCCGGAACCGCCACGGCGGCATCCGCCCGGGACGTGGACGTCGCCGTGATCGGCGGCGGCATCGCCGGCCTGACGGCGGCCCGGAACCTGGTGGCCGGCGGAAGGACGGTGGCCGTCCTGGAGGCCCGGGACCGCGTCGGCGGCCGGGTCGTCAACCTCTCCCTCGCCAACGGCGGGGTCACCGAGGGCGGCGGCGAGTTCATCGGCCCCACCCAGGACCGCATCAAGGCGCTCGCCGACTCGCTGGGCGTGGCCACCTTCACGACGTACAACACCGGCAAGAACCTGCTCTACAAGGACGGCACCCGCACCCCGTACGCCACCGACGGCCTCCTCGGCTCGGTGCCGCCCGTCGACGCGGCCGGCCTCGCCAACGCCGCGATCGTGCAGGCCAAGCTGGACGACATGGCCAAGACGGTGCCCGTCGACGCGCCGTGGACGGCGGCCAAGGCCGCCGAATGGGACAAGCAGACCTTCGAGAGCTGGCTGAACGCCAACGCGATCGTGCCGTCGGCGAAGTTCCTCCTCGACGTGGCCTGCACCTCGATCTTCTCGGCCCAGCCGCGTGAACTCTCCCTGCTCTACGTCCTGTTCTACATAGCGGCCGCCGGCAACGAGTCCAACCCCGGCACCCTGGAACGCCTCACCGACACCGCGAACGGCGCCCAGGAGTCCCGCTTCGTGGGCGGCTCCCAGCAGGTGCCTATCAAGCTGGCCGCCGCGCTCGGCGACCGGGTGGTGCTCAGCGCGCCGGTGCGGTCGGTGGTGCGGTCCGGCGGCACGTACGTGGTGACCGCGGACGGCATCACCGTGACGGCGAAGAAGGTCGTCGTCGCCGTGCCGCTGCCGCTGACCGGCCGGATCGTCTTCGACCCGCTGCTGCCGGCCGCCCGCGACCAGCTGAGCCAGCGGATGCCGATGGGCTCGATCGGCAAGGCCATCGCGGTCTACGACACCCCGTTCTGGCGCGCCGACGGCCTCAACGGCCAGGTCGTCAGCGACTCCGGCGTGGTCCGCTCCACCTTCGACAACTCCCCGCCCGACGCCTCCTACGGCGCTCTGATGGGCTTCATCGAGGCCGACGAGATGCGCGTCTACGACGCCTCCTCCGTCGACGAGGTGAAGGCGGCCGTCCTGAAGGACTACGTCACCTACTTCGGCGACAAGGCCAAGTCGCCGACCTCCTTCGTCCTGCAGCGCTGGGACAACGAGGGCTTCTCGCGCGGCGGTCCGGTCGCCTACGCCCCGCCCGGCGTCCTCACCGAGTACGGCGCGGCCCTGCGCAAGCCGGCCGGCGGCATCCACTGGGCGGGCACCGAGACCTCCACGTACTGGACCGGCTTCATGGACGGCGCGGTGCGGTCGGGCGAGCGGGCGGCGAAGGAGGTGCTCGCCGCTCTGTGA
- a CDS encoding flavin reductase family protein, with the protein MGHAGAAAAAVRYLRSGTPAPVEALPRPELRCVGEDERAPVDPAEFRRVLGSFATGVTIVTAPAGPGEDTPAGFACQSFSSLSLEPPLIAFMVGRTSTTWPRIARAGVFCVNVLSAGQGELCRSFAVSGADKFSGVAYDAAPASGSPRLAGALAWIDCTVHAVHTGGDHLIVVGRVEALGTDAAEAEPLLFHRGRFR; encoded by the coding sequence ATGGGACACGCAGGAGCGGCCGCGGCCGCCGTCCGGTACCTGAGGTCGGGAACCCCGGCCCCCGTGGAGGCGCTGCCGCGCCCTGAGCTGCGCTGCGTCGGCGAGGACGAGCGGGCGCCGGTCGATCCGGCCGAGTTCCGCCGCGTCCTCGGCAGCTTCGCGACGGGCGTCACCATCGTCACCGCGCCCGCCGGACCCGGCGAGGACACCCCCGCCGGCTTCGCCTGCCAGTCCTTCTCCTCCCTCTCCCTCGAGCCGCCCCTGATCGCCTTCATGGTCGGCCGTACGTCGACGACCTGGCCGCGCATCGCCCGCGCGGGCGTCTTCTGCGTCAACGTCCTGAGCGCCGGGCAGGGCGAGTTGTGCCGGAGCTTCGCGGTGAGCGGCGCGGACAAGTTCTCGGGGGTCGCGTACGACGCGGCCCCGGCCTCCGGCTCTCCGCGCCTGGCCGGTGCGCTCGCCTGGATCGACTGCACGGTCCACGCGGTGCACACCGGAGGTGACCACCTCATCGTGGTGGGGCGGGTGGAGGCGCTGGGCACGGACGCAGCGGAGGCGGAGCCCCTGCTCTTCCACAGGGGCCGCTTCCGCTAG
- a CDS encoding subtype B tannase, whose protein sequence is MGIGATAGVAAVGGIALGAQASTGSSSFASSSGSLVFDPDGYEKLTTTVTDTDGDEHAVTYHFWKAITYVAKPVDETYQSLNVSVPVEIDGKAVDASAAPILFANSVGGYMPSSVADATGVGAGGMSGGAPGGVPSGSASAPGANGNNNATGGATASNQLLALAAGYVVVEPGARGRTLKNSAGEYYGTAPAAIVDLKAAVRYVRYNKGRIPGDVDRIVSAGTSAGGALSALLGASGDSPIYDGYLRELGAADASDAIFATGAWCPITDLEHADGAYEWNWGANATQSTGKVVDQSVSKDLAAQFAEYQASLKLRGLNRFGALTARNYDEYLLEQYMRPSATRYLAGLSDSERETYLAKNTFITFSAGKATFTWDDYLTHVGARKKTAPAFDAFDLSAGENNEFGAGTTQNRHFTAYGAKNDTTGLSTKRVAADIPEKLHLMNPMYHLVDKVNGRRSKHWWIRLGTNDTDTSHVISANLAAAAAGLGDDVDHLYYWDQGHGANTDPGDFIAWIAKVTGFKGARK, encoded by the coding sequence ATGGGCATCGGCGCCACGGCGGGCGTCGCCGCGGTCGGCGGCATCGCCCTCGGCGCCCAGGCCTCCACCGGCTCCTCGTCGTTCGCGTCCTCCTCCGGCTCGCTGGTCTTCGACCCGGACGGCTACGAGAAGCTGACGACGACGGTCACCGACACCGACGGCGACGAGCACGCGGTGACGTACCACTTCTGGAAGGCGATCACCTATGTCGCCAAGCCGGTGGACGAGACCTACCAGTCCCTGAACGTCAGCGTCCCGGTGGAGATCGACGGCAAGGCGGTCGACGCGAGCGCCGCGCCGATTCTGTTCGCGAACTCCGTCGGCGGCTACATGCCGTCCTCCGTGGCGGACGCGACGGGTGTCGGCGCCGGCGGCATGAGCGGCGGCGCTCCCGGCGGTGTCCCCAGCGGCAGCGCCTCGGCCCCGGGCGCGAACGGCAACAACAACGCCACCGGCGGCGCCACCGCCTCCAACCAGCTCCTCGCCCTGGCCGCCGGCTACGTCGTCGTCGAGCCCGGCGCGCGCGGCCGCACCCTGAAGAACTCCGCCGGCGAGTACTACGGCACCGCCCCCGCCGCGATCGTCGACCTCAAGGCGGCCGTGCGGTACGTCAGGTACAACAAGGGGCGCATCCCGGGCGACGTGGACCGCATCGTGTCGGCCGGCACGAGTGCGGGCGGCGCGCTGTCGGCGCTGCTCGGCGCCTCGGGCGACAGCCCGATCTACGACGGGTACCTGAGGGAGCTCGGGGCGGCCGACGCCTCCGACGCGATCTTCGCGACCGGCGCCTGGTGCCCCATCACCGACCTGGAGCACGCCGACGGCGCCTACGAGTGGAACTGGGGCGCCAACGCCACCCAGTCCACCGGCAAGGTCGTCGACCAGAGCGTGTCGAAGGACCTCGCCGCGCAGTTCGCCGAGTACCAGGCGTCTCTGAAGCTGCGCGGCCTGAACCGCTTCGGCGCGCTGACCGCCCGCAACTACGACGAGTACCTGCTCGAGCAGTACATGCGGCCGTCGGCGACCAGGTACCTCGCCGGCCTGTCGGACTCCGAGCGCGAGACGTACCTGGCGAAGAACACCTTCATCACCTTCTCCGCCGGCAAGGCAACCTTCACCTGGGACGACTACCTCACCCACGTCGGCGCCCGGAAGAAGACCGCGCCCGCCTTCGACGCCTTCGACCTGTCGGCCGGCGAGAACAACGAGTTCGGCGCGGGCACCACGCAGAACCGTCACTTCACCGCCTACGGCGCGAAGAACGACACCACCGGGCTCAGCACCAAGCGGGTCGCCGCCGACATCCCCGAGAAGCTGCACCTGATGAACCCGATGTACCACCTGGTGGACAAGGTCAACGGCCGCCGCTCCAAGCACTGGTGGATCCGCCTCGGCACCAACGACACCGACACCTCGCACGTCATCTCCGCCAACCTCGCGGCCGCCGCGGCCGGGCTGGGCGACGACGTCGACCACCTCTACTACTGGGACCAGGGCCACGGCGCGAACACCGACCCGGGCGACTTCATCGCCTGGATCGCCAAGGTGACGGGCTTCAAGGGCGCGCGGAAGTAG